A single genomic interval of Pomacea canaliculata isolate SZHN2017 linkage group LG5, ASM307304v1, whole genome shotgun sequence harbors:
- the LOC112563568 gene encoding golgin subfamily A member 4-like: MFKNLKKKLEQGVAQTSLRAAAAVSAISKADDQNSTFSNAEKKETYDVGKPLAESTPQKSSTQGSGNGEFVSPVLNSISTAPKDAKFSDIPVGQLVDIPLEGAGESLYETASDAESVRGDETPRGPRSRTSSVSSVTSDSSFFQVPNFSSHYVIPSDVESEMEESSSDLSGISKEDLYTYVKKFERRAFKYKSKFMDLVSHYKEILGEREKLKSTLTQSQDRAFRRMSELREQLQLDQIAKRDLEDNYRLLLDERNEYVKVCKHR, from the exons ATGTTCaaaaatttgaagaagaaaCTTGAACAAGGGGTGGCTCAAACTTCTCTCCGAGCCGCAGCTGCCGTGTCGGCCATCTCCAAG gctgaTGATCAAAATTCAACCTTCTCTAATgcggaaaaaaaagaaacatacgATGTGGGAAAACCCCTTGCAGAGAGCACTCCACAAAAATCGTCCACTCAAGGAAGTGGTAATGGAGAATTTGTATCCCCTGTGCTAAACAGCATCAGCACAGCTCCTAAAGATGCTAAGTTTAGTGATATACCTGTTGGACAGCTTGTGGATATTCCTCTTGAAGGTGCTGGAGAGAGCTTATATGAG aCTGCATCTGATGCTGAATCTGTGAGGGGGGATGAAACCCCCAGAGGACCTCGCTCAAGAACTTCATCAGTCAGCTCTGTCACTAGTGACAGCTCATTTTTCCAAGTTCCTAACTTTTCATCGCATTATGTCATTCCATCTGATGTGGAAAGTGAGATGGAGGAGAGTTCCTCTGATCTTAGTGGAATAAGCAAAGAGGATCTGTACACTTATGTTAAAAAGTTTGAGCGCCGTGCTTTTAAGTACAAGTCCAAATTTATGGAT ctGGTCAGTCATTATAAGGAGATTTTGGGAGAACGTGAGAAATTGAAGAGTACCCTAACCCAGTCACAAGACCGTGCATTTAGGCGCATGTCAGAGTTGCGGGAACAGCTGCAGTTAGACCAGATTGCCAAAAGAGATCTTGAAGACAACTACCGCCTGCTGCTGGATGAGCGAAATGAATATGTCAAAGTTTGCAAACACAG GTAA